The following proteins are co-located in the Chlorocebus sabaeus isolate Y175 chromosome 21, mChlSab1.0.hap1, whole genome shotgun sequence genome:
- the FIGNL1 gene encoding fidgetin-like protein 1: MQTSSSRSVHLSEWQKNYFTITSGICTGRKADAYRAQILRIQYAWANSEISQVCATRLFKKYTEKYSAIIDSDNVESGLNNYAENILTLAGSQQTDSDKWQSGLSINNVFKMSSVQKMMQAGKKFKDSLLEPAHASVVIHKEATVFDLPKFSVSGSSQESDPLPNSAHDQDRTQDFPENSPLKLLQTAQPPMVTNTAKACPTFLAPVGDSATAKFHVTPLFGNVKKENHSSPKENIGLNMFLSNQSCFPAACETPQRKSFYDSGTIDAVSNPILNKACSKTEDNGPKEDSSLPTFKTAKEQLWVDQQKKYHQPQRASGSSYGGVKKSLGASRSRGILGKFVPPIPKQDGGEQNGGTQYKPYGAGPTEPAHPVDERLKNLEPKMIELIMNEIMDHGPPVNWEDIAGVEFAKATIKEIVVWPMLRPDIFTGLRGPPKGILLFGPPGTGKTLIGKCIASQSGATFFSISASSLTSKWVGEGEKMVRALFAVARCQQPAVIFIDEIDSLLSQRGDGEHESSRRIKTEFLVQLDGATTSSEDRILVVGATNRPQEIDEAARRRLVKRLYIPLPEASARKQIVINLMSKEQCCLSEEEIEQVVQQSDGFSGADMTQLCREASLGPIRSLQTADIATITPDQVRPIAYIDFENAFRTVRPSVSPKDLELYENWNKTFGCGK, encoded by the coding sequence ATGCAGACCTCCAGCTCTAGATCTGTGCACCTGAGTGAATGGCAGAAGAATTACTTCACAATTACATCTGGCATATGTACAGGACGGAAGGCAGATGCATACCGTGCACAGATATTACGCATTCAGTATGCATGGGCAAACTCTGAGATTTCCCAGGTCTGTGCTACCAGACTGTTCAAAAAATATACAGAGAAATATTCTGCAATTATTGATTCTGACAATGTTGAATCTGGCTTGAATAATTATgcagaaaacattttaactttGGCAGGATCTCAACAAACAGATAGTGACAAGTGGCAGTCTGGATTgtcaataaataatgttttcaaaatgagTAGTGTACAGAAGATGATGCAAGCTGGCAAAAAATTCAAAGACTCTCTGTTGGAACCTGCTCATGCATCAGTGGTAATCCATAAGGAGGCCACTGTCTTTGATCTTCCTAAATTTAGTGTTTCTGGTAGTTCTCAAGAGAGTGACCCATTACCTAACTCAGCTCATGATCAAGATAGGACCCAGGACTTCCCAGAGAACAGTCCTTTGAAACTCCTTCAGACTGCCCAGCCACCTATGGTGACTAACACTGCTAAGGCTTGTCCTACATTCTTAGCACCTGTAGGTGACTCAGCCACTGCAAAATTCCATGTCACACCGTTGTTTGGAAATGTCAAAAAGGAAAATCACAGCtctccaaaagaaaacataggactTAATATGTTCTTATCTAATCAGTCTTGTTTTCCTGCTGCCTGTGAGACTCCACAAAGGAAGTCTTTTTATGATTCTGGCACCATTGATGCAGTTTCCAATCCAATACTAAATAAGGCTTGTAGTAAAACAGAAGATAATGGCCCAAAGGAGGATAGCAGCCTGCCTACATTTAAAACGGCAAAAGAACAATTGTGGGTAGATCAGCAAAAAAAGTACCACCAACCTCAGCGTGCATCAGGGTCTTCTTATGGTGGTGTAAAAAAGTCTCTAGGAGCTAGTAGATCCCGAGGAATACTTGGAAAGTTTGTTCCTCCTATACCCAAGCAAGATGGGGGAGAGCAGAATGGAGGAACGCAGTATAAGCCTTACGGGGCAGGGCCTACAGAACCAGCACATCCAGTCGATGAGCGTCTGAAGAACTTGGAGCCAAAGATGATTGAACTTATTATGAATGAGATTATGGATCATGGACCTCCAGTAAATTGGGAAGATATTGCAGGAGTAGAATTTGCTAAAGCCACCATAAAGGAAATAGTTGTGTGGCCCATGTTGAGGCCAGACATCTTTACTGGTTTAAGGGGACCCCCTAAAGGAATTTTGCTCTTTGGTCCTCCTGGGACTGGTAAAACTCTAATTGGCAAGTGCATTGCTAGTCAGTCTGGGGCAACATTCTTTAGCATCTCTGCTTCATCCTTAACTTCTAAATGGGTAGGTGAGGGGGAGAAAATGGTCCGTGCATTGTTTGCTGTTGCAAGGTGTCAGCAACCAGCTGTGATATTTATTGATGAAATTGATTCCTTGTTATCTCAAAGGGGAGATGGTGAGCATGAATCTTCTAGAaggataaaaacagaatttttagttCAGCTAGATGGAGCAACAACATCTTCTGAAGATCGTATCCTAGTGGTGGGAGCAACAAATCGGCCACAAGAAATTGATGAGGCTGCCCGGAGAAGATTGGTGAAAAGGCTTTATATTCCCCTCCCAGAAGCTTCAGCCAGGAAACAGATAGTAATTAATCTAATGTCCAAAGAGCAGTGTTGCCTCAGTGAAGAAGAAATCGAACAGGTTGTACAGCAGTCTGATGGGTTCTCAGGAGCAGACATGACACAGCTTTGCAGAGAGGCTTCTCTTGGTCCTATTCGCAGTTTACAAACTGCTGACATTGCTACCATAACACCGGATCAAGTTCGACCAATAGCTTATATTGATTTTGAAAATGCTTTTAGAACTGTGCGACCTAGTGTTTCTCCAAAAGATTTAGAGCTTTATGAAAACTGGAACAAAACTTTTGGTTGTGGAAAGTAA